In Methanobacterium sp., the following are encoded in one genomic region:
- a CDS encoding MarR family transcriptional regulator, whose protein sequence is MSVYVVFDENDIEWASFKLRYLVKRKLQNKLKKHNISLDQWIILSIIYQSEGSNQKKLAELAHRDRAAITRILNILEYKELIDRKNSYHDRREFLIYLTDKGKDLYEETSKIMSQNAQEIKSIFSKSELEQFNSLLNKLSSNLE, encoded by the coding sequence ATGTCTGTATATGTTGTTTTTGATGAAAATGATATAGAATGGGCATCTTTTAAATTAAGATACCTGGTTAAAAGAAAACTCCAAAATAAACTTAAAAAACACAATATTTCATTGGATCAATGGATTATTTTAAGTATTATATATCAATCTGAAGGAAGTAATCAAAAGAAACTGGCTGAATTAGCACATAGAGATAGAGCAGCAATTACACGAATTTTAAATATACTTGAGTATAAAGAACTTATTGATAGGAAGAATTCATATCATGACAGGAGAGAGTTTTTAATATATTTAACAGATAAGGGTAAGGATTTATATGAAGAAACATCAAAAATAATGTCCCAGAATGCTCAAGAAATTAAATCTATTTTTAGTAAGAGCGAACTGGAACAATTTAACTCTTTATTGAATAAATTAAGTTCAAATTTAGAATAA